One segment of Fructilactobacillus hinvesii DNA contains the following:
- the cydC gene encoding thiol reductant ABC exporter subunit CydC — MPNKWKQDQWVRPNLRQYRKLLFLVFFLGVITILCGVGLMFVAGYLISRTATHPYNILLVYVPVLLTRAFGIGRPVFKYLERINSHNWVLKITSSLRKRLYETLEISALFLSEQFQSGKLLGFLADDIDHLENFYLRTIFPIVVAYLTGIVLLIGLGIVSWPYALVMLVLFAIILVVVPLLSQAVQGATRVRQRELVHDSYQRLTDATFGIADWMISGREREFVQTVRKQDEPAGQLNRKANLFEWNRDFVVKLLFGLMIMVTIGWAALTLTGHQESANYAAAFTLGIFPLMDSFGAVPQAAEEGPMYEESLKRLNELSKQVKPEPTAPEDLPTPQSLQLIRFADVSFHYAKTEKDIIQRVSFTVPVGESLAIIGPSGVGKTTLLELLTGSLVPTAGQVWFDQTPAHELQAVADRWFSVLDQQPFLFNTTIMNNVRIGNENATDEAVKKAIAEVGLSDLVKELPDGLETDVSENGVRLSGGQRQRLALARILLQDNPVVVLDEPTVGLDPITEQQLITTINRVLAGKTMIWVTHHLQGLSHVNQIIFLENGVLQMQGTPTELYESNERYRNLYKMDMGEE, encoded by the coding sequence ATGCCGAATAAGTGGAAACAGGATCAATGGGTCCGGCCGAACCTCCGTCAGTACCGGAAGTTACTCTTTTTGGTCTTCTTTTTGGGGGTCATTACGATTCTGTGTGGGGTTGGCCTAATGTTTGTGGCCGGTTACTTAATTAGTCGGACTGCCACTCATCCGTATAACATTCTGTTGGTATACGTGCCGGTGCTTTTAACCAGAGCCTTTGGGATTGGCCGGCCGGTATTTAAATACTTGGAACGAATTAATAGTCATAATTGGGTTTTAAAGATTACCTCAAGTTTACGAAAACGACTGTACGAAACCCTGGAAATTTCGGCACTTTTTTTGAGCGAACAGTTTCAGTCCGGAAAATTGCTTGGCTTTTTGGCCGATGACATTGATCACCTAGAAAACTTTTATCTGCGAACCATTTTCCCCATTGTGGTTGCTTACCTAACTGGGATTGTGCTTTTAATCGGGCTTGGAATCGTAAGCTGGCCGTATGCACTGGTTATGTTGGTCCTCTTTGCGATCATTCTCGTGGTAGTTCCCTTGCTTTCTCAAGCAGTACAGGGAGCAACCCGGGTTCGGCAACGTGAACTCGTCCATGATTCTTACCAACGCTTGACTGATGCAACCTTTGGAATTGCAGACTGGATGATTTCTGGACGTGAACGAGAATTTGTGCAAACCGTTCGTAAACAGGATGAACCAGCGGGGCAGTTAAATCGCAAGGCCAATTTGTTTGAATGGAATCGAGATTTTGTGGTGAAGCTCTTATTTGGTCTGATGATTATGGTTACAATTGGTTGGGCAGCTTTGACCCTGACGGGACACCAGGAAAGTGCTAACTACGCTGCCGCCTTTACGTTGGGAATTTTTCCGTTAATGGATTCGTTTGGGGCGGTGCCGCAAGCAGCCGAAGAAGGACCAATGTATGAAGAGTCGTTAAAGCGGTTAAATGAACTTTCAAAACAGGTGAAACCAGAACCGACCGCCCCAGAGGATTTACCGACGCCCCAGTCATTACAATTAATTCGGTTTGCTGATGTGAGTTTTCATTATGCTAAAACCGAAAAGGACATCATCCAACGGGTGTCGTTTACCGTGCCGGTGGGGGAATCCCTTGCCATCATCGGTCCGAGTGGGGTAGGTAAGACGACCCTGTTAGAATTATTGACGGGAAGTTTGGTGCCAACTGCGGGACAAGTTTGGTTCGATCAGACGCCAGCGCATGAGTTGCAGGCAGTCGCAGATCGCTGGTTTAGCGTGCTGGACCAACAGCCGTTCCTGTTTAACACTACCATCATGAACAACGTCCGGATTGGAAATGAAAATGCAACGGATGAAGCCGTCAAAAAAGCCATCGCGGAAGTCGGGCTCTCTGACTTGGTCAAAGAACTTCCAGATGGCTTGGAAACGGATGTTAGTGAGAATGGGGTGCGTCTGTCAGGTGGGCAACGGCAACGATTAGCGTTGGCCCGAATTCTTCTACAGGATAATCCGGTCGTGGTGCTAGATGAACCAACCGTGGGACTCGATCCGATCACGGAACAGCAACTAATTACCACGATTAATCGGGTTTTAGCTGGGAAAACCATGATTTGGGTCACCCACCACTTGCAAGGACTCAGTCACGTGAACCAAATTATCTTTTTGGAAAACGGGGTCTTACAAATGCAGGGAACGCCTACAGAACTGTACGAAAGTAACGAACGGTACCGGAACCTTTACAAAATGGATATGGGCGAAGAATAG
- a CDS encoding polyprenyl synthetase family protein: MDKLTLALPSQLQSDLHAVERRLLQLNVENPVQKSALQKLITGSGKMLRATFVLLASTWGPITPNRDRVLNAAAAVEVIHLASLVHDDVIDNATRRRGQPTLNSQFGEQTAIYLGDYLFTKYFELLLSYSTDFANLDYCVQAMKAVLTGEIEQTELNFNLHRTEQDYLKSVQGKTNELFRISFSQGVRLAEADPVVCQTAEELGNQIGFAFQILNDLTDFQINPQTGLPRLNDVQEGTYTLPIIKTLQSDQGPELATILKKDHLKVGDLNVIVQLVKESGGLAATKTIGEGYVHSALQLLNQLPQNNSTKLLRKLLHRVFATL, encoded by the coding sequence ATGGATAAACTAACACTTGCTTTGCCCTCCCAACTGCAATCCGATTTGCATGCGGTGGAACGGCGTCTCCTCCAACTTAACGTAGAAAATCCGGTCCAAAAATCCGCCCTCCAAAAACTAATCACGGGGAGCGGAAAAATGCTGCGGGCCACTTTTGTCCTCCTCGCTAGCACCTGGGGACCAATCACGCCCAACCGAGACCGGGTCTTGAACGCTGCGGCCGCCGTGGAGGTCATTCACTTAGCCTCTCTCGTGCACGATGATGTGATTGACAATGCCACCCGCCGGCGGGGTCAACCCACTTTAAACTCGCAGTTTGGAGAACAAACCGCCATTTATCTTGGGGACTACTTATTTACCAAATACTTTGAACTGCTCCTTAGTTACTCAACTGATTTTGCCAATCTAGATTACTGTGTGCAGGCCATGAAGGCTGTCTTAACCGGTGAAATTGAACAAACCGAATTAAACTTCAACCTCCACCGAACGGAACAGGATTACCTCAAATCCGTTCAGGGCAAAACGAACGAACTCTTTCGCATTAGCTTTAGCCAAGGGGTTCGCTTAGCAGAAGCCGACCCAGTTGTTTGTCAAACCGCAGAAGAACTCGGCAATCAGATTGGCTTTGCTTTTCAAATTCTAAACGATTTAACCGACTTTCAGATCAATCCCCAAACCGGATTACCAAGACTTAATGACGTTCAGGAAGGCACTTACACCCTGCCCATCATCAAAACGTTGCAAAGTGACCAAGGACCAGAATTAGCGACTATACTAAAAAAAGATCACCTTAAAGTCGGTGATCTTAATGTAATTGTTCAATTAGTGAAGGAGAGTGGTGGGTTAGCAGCAACCAAAACAATTGGGGAAGGCTACGTGCACTCGGCCTTACAGTTATTAAACCAGTTACCACAAAATAACAGCACTAAGTTGCTCCGCAAACTGCTCCACCGTGTGTTTGCCACACTCTAA
- a CDS encoding aminoacyl-tRNA deacylase: protein MAHKKNKIHKTLVEQILSQHKIPYQQIIFPTYQDGDVTQLDTNGSDYPKHQIYKTLALTGKQTGPIVGVVPLDARLSYKKLAKASGNKKVGMIPLKELEKTTTYEHGANTPIGIYEKKGYPIYLDTSAKEQEEIIVSSGQIGRSVLVNADQVARLVHGHFADLTE, encoded by the coding sequence ATGGCGCACAAGAAAAATAAGATTCACAAAACACTCGTTGAACAAATTTTAAGTCAACACAAAATTCCATACCAGCAAATAATCTTCCCTACCTATCAGGATGGCGACGTCACCCAACTAGACACGAACGGTTCCGACTATCCCAAACACCAAATTTACAAAACGCTCGCGCTCACGGGCAAGCAAACGGGGCCAATTGTTGGCGTGGTGCCCCTGGATGCTCGACTAAGCTATAAAAAACTGGCGAAGGCCTCTGGTAACAAAAAAGTGGGAATGATTCCCCTCAAAGAACTCGAAAAAACGACCACATATGAACATGGGGCTAATACTCCAATTGGAATTTACGAAAAAAAGGGTTATCCCATTTATCTCGATACCAGTGCTAAAGAACAAGAAGAAATCATTGTCTCATCCGGCCAAATTGGTCGTTCCGTTTTGGTAAACGCCGACCAAGTGGCCCGACTAGTTCACGGTCATTTCGCTGACCTCACCGAATAA
- a CDS encoding Nramp family divalent metal transporter: MAEEHKKHRLVEYANGKSLDEINGSVEVPKNIGFWKTLFMYSGPGALVAVGYMDPGNWATSITGGQNFQFMLMSIILISSLIAMLLQYMAAKLGIVTQMDLAQAIRARTSKGLGIVLWIMTELAIMATDIAEVIGGAIALYLLFGIPIVWAVLITVLDVLVLLLLTSIGFRKVEALVVALILVIFFVFAYEVALSQPDWLGVLKGLVPSLDTIKEKPVVHGMTPLTGTLGIIGATVMPHNLYLHSAIAQTRKVDHNDEEDVARGVKFSAFDSNIQLTMAFFVNALLLIMGVAVFKSGVVEDTSFFGLYDALKNPAFMTNGLLAGVAKTGLLSTLFAVALLASGQNSTITGTLTGQVIMEGFVHMRMPLWARRLVTRLLSIVPVLLCVLMSAGKPELAQHADINDLMENSQVFLAIALPFSMLPVLLFTNSEVEMHGKRFANSLWIKVCGWVSVITLVFLNIYNMPSAVQGFFGENPSASQISLANAIAWGVNILILALLAWVLYDIIRSDKEFAKKKAAKAEAE, translated from the coding sequence ATGGCAGAAGAACATAAGAAGCATCGTTTAGTTGAATATGCGAATGGCAAATCGCTAGACGAAATTAACGGTTCCGTTGAGGTGCCAAAAAACATTGGATTTTGGAAGACATTATTTATGTACTCCGGACCAGGAGCACTAGTTGCAGTGGGGTACATGGATCCCGGAAACTGGGCGACGTCTATTACTGGGGGACAAAACTTCCAATTCATGCTGATGTCCATCATCTTGATTTCAAGTTTGATTGCGATGTTATTACAATACATGGCAGCTAAACTTGGGATCGTGACCCAAATGGACTTAGCCCAAGCAATTCGGGCCCGGACCAGTAAGGGACTCGGAATTGTCCTCTGGATTATGACTGAGTTAGCAATCATGGCGACTGATATCGCAGAAGTGATTGGGGGTGCAATTGCCCTCTACCTGTTGTTTGGGATTCCAATCGTCTGGGCGGTTTTGATTACCGTTCTTGACGTTTTGGTACTGTTGTTGTTGACTTCGATCGGGTTTAGAAAAGTGGAAGCCCTAGTGGTGGCTTTGATTTTAGTCATTTTCTTCGTCTTCGCTTACGAAGTAGCACTTTCACAACCAGACTGGCTGGGAGTCCTGAAAGGACTGGTTCCTAGTTTAGACACGATTAAAGAAAAACCAGTGGTACACGGGATGACACCCTTAACTGGAACTCTAGGAATTATCGGAGCAACGGTTATGCCACATAACTTGTACCTGCACTCTGCAATCGCCCAAACGCGAAAAGTGGATCACAACGACGAAGAAGACGTAGCTCGTGGAGTGAAATTCTCCGCCTTTGACTCTAACATTCAGTTAACGATGGCTTTCTTTGTGAACGCCCTCCTCTTGATCATGGGGGTGGCCGTCTTCAAATCTGGAGTGGTGGAAGATACTTCGTTCTTCGGACTCTACGATGCTTTAAAGAACCCGGCCTTCATGACCAACGGTTTGTTAGCTGGAGTAGCTAAGACTGGCTTGCTGTCGACCCTGTTTGCGGTGGCCTTGTTAGCTTCCGGACAAAACTCCACGATTACTGGTACTTTAACGGGACAAGTTATCATGGAAGGTTTCGTGCACATGCGGATGCCACTCTGGGCCCGGCGGTTAGTAACGCGGTTACTTTCCATCGTTCCCGTGTTGCTGTGTGTGCTGATGTCTGCTGGAAAACCAGAATTAGCTCAACATGCTGATATTAATGATTTGATGGAAAACTCACAGGTCTTTTTAGCGATTGCGTTGCCATTCTCGATGCTACCAGTGTTACTATTTACTAATAGTGAAGTTGAAATGCACGGGAAACGGTTTGCAAATTCACTCTGGATTAAAGTCTGTGGTTGGGTTTCTGTAATTACCTTAGTCTTCTTGAACATTTACAACATGCCAAGCGCGGTCCAAGGATTCTTTGGGGAAAACCCATCAGCAAGCCAAATTTCCTTGGCTAATGCCATTGCTTGGGGAGTTAACATCTTAATCTTGGCCTTACTGGCTTGGGTTCTGTACGACATTATTCGTTCAGACAAGGAATTTGCAAAGAAAAAAGCAGCCAAAGCTGAAGCTGAATAA
- a CDS encoding GntR family transcriptional regulator, with product MADLVYQKVMKKLKEQIRSGQFADNRLPDERTLSETFRVSRSSIKRALSILAQQGVIFKKRGSGTFVNPLYLKNKSIFRYEGSNLGITNNLRTEGYEPSIRVLDFQVIPAPAEVKESLFLQEEEFVYKIKRLRLLNDQAIIIETSYIPIKIAPALTKEIVAGSLFAYFAKELHHTGTKAVMSLKVEPSNVDDQDLLQLTATEPVGIMEGIFFLDNGTPFELSKMRVHYRYFSYNTFVDLPN from the coding sequence GTGGCTGATTTAGTGTATCAAAAAGTAATGAAAAAACTGAAAGAGCAGATTCGGTCCGGCCAATTTGCCGATAACCGATTGCCTGACGAACGAACGCTGAGTGAGACGTTTCGCGTGAGCCGGAGTTCCATTAAACGGGCGCTTAGCATTTTAGCCCAACAGGGAGTCATTTTTAAAAAGCGCGGCTCCGGGACCTTTGTTAATCCGCTCTACTTAAAGAACAAATCCATCTTTCGTTACGAGGGTTCCAACCTCGGGATTACTAATAACCTGCGAACGGAGGGTTATGAACCCAGCATTCGGGTGTTAGATTTTCAAGTGATTCCAGCACCAGCGGAGGTGAAAGAGAGTCTCTTCTTACAGGAAGAAGAATTCGTCTATAAGATTAAACGGCTCCGGTTGTTAAACGACCAGGCCATTATCATTGAAACGAGCTACATTCCGATTAAAATTGCGCCCGCTCTGACAAAGGAGATTGTGGCGGGCTCTTTATTTGCGTACTTTGCAAAGGAACTGCATCATACTGGGACCAAGGCCGTGATGTCGTTGAAGGTTGAACCCAGTAACGTTGATGACCAGGATTTACTGCAACTCACCGCTACGGAACCGGTGGGAATTATGGAAGGAATCTTTTTCTTGGATAATGGAACCCCATTTGAGCTTTCCAAGATGCGGGTGCACTACCGCTACTTTAGTTACAACACCTTTGTGGATTTGCCGAATTAA
- a CDS encoding phosphoketolase, translated as MSVDYDSKEYFDKMKQYWNTANYLSVGQLFLRANPLLKEPLTADDVKVKPIGHWGTISSQNFIYTHLNRVINKYDLNMFYIEGSGHGGQVMVSNSYIDGSYSDIYPEITQDEKGMAKLFKQFSFPGGIASHAAPETPGSIHEGGELGYSLSHGVGAILDNPDVIAAVEIGDGESETGPLAGSWFSSSFINPVTDGAALPIINLNGFKIANPTIFNRTSDEDLQKYFEGLGWKPYFVETNEPHGTDVDEANEKLAKAMDAAIEDIKAIQKNARENETAETATRPQWPMIIFRSPKGWTGPEKNPEGLPIEGSFRAHQVPLSLSADNMETADEFVKWMESYKPEESFNEDGSIKDYLKELAPKGDKRMSVNPITNGGIDPQPLDLPDYKDYAVDVKTPGATEAMDMVVWSDWVRDTMKKNPNNFRAFGPDEAWSNRLWGVFDTTNRQWERDIDEPYDEHMAHYGRIIDSQLSEHDDEGWLEGYVLTGRHGFFATYEAFGRVVDSMLTQHFKWLRKASEMKWRKQYPSLNFIDSSTVFQQDHNGYTHQDPGMITHLAEKKPEFIREYFPADANTLLATADVAFSDYEKINLITTSKHPRPQWFNIDEATDLVHNGLGKVEWASTDNGEKPDIVIASAGVEPTLEALAAISMLHKSFPDLKIRFINVVDLLKLRSPKFDPRGLSDAEFNSYFTTDTPVLFAFHGFEDIIRTIFFDRDNHNVDVHGYRENGDITTPFDMRVLNQLDRFDLAKDVVENVPGLAEKHPEFIQKMNAMVDKHNRYIREVGTDLPEVTNWKWEPLNK; from the coding sequence ATGTCAGTAGATTATGATTCAAAAGAATACTTTGACAAAATGAAGCAATACTGGAACACTGCCAACTACTTATCAGTTGGCCAACTGTTCTTACGTGCCAATCCTTTACTTAAGGAACCCTTAACTGCAGATGACGTTAAGGTTAAGCCAATTGGACATTGGGGTACGATTTCATCACAAAACTTTATTTACACCCATTTAAACCGTGTAATTAACAAGTACGACCTCAACATGTTCTACATTGAAGGTTCAGGTCACGGTGGCCAAGTAATGGTTTCTAACTCATACATTGATGGAAGCTATTCTGACATTTACCCAGAAATTACCCAAGACGAAAAGGGGATGGCTAAGTTATTCAAACAATTCTCCTTCCCAGGTGGAATTGCTTCTCACGCTGCCCCTGAAACTCCAGGTTCAATTCACGAAGGTGGAGAATTAGGTTACTCACTTTCACATGGGGTTGGTGCCATTCTTGATAACCCAGATGTAATTGCTGCGGTTGAAATTGGTGACGGTGAATCAGAAACTGGTCCTTTAGCTGGTTCATGGTTCTCAAGTAGCTTTATTAACCCTGTAACTGACGGTGCTGCACTTCCAATTATCAACTTAAACGGTTTCAAGATTGCTAACCCAACGATCTTCAACCGGACTTCTGACGAAGACTTACAAAAGTACTTTGAAGGTTTAGGTTGGAAGCCATACTTCGTTGAAACGAATGAACCTCACGGTACTGACGTTGACGAAGCTAACGAAAAATTAGCTAAGGCAATGGATGCCGCTATTGAAGACATCAAAGCCATTCAAAAGAACGCTCGTGAAAACGAAACTGCTGAAACGGCAACTCGTCCACAATGGCCAATGATTATCTTCCGTTCACCAAAGGGTTGGACTGGTCCAGAAAAGAACCCAGAAGGCTTACCAATCGAAGGTTCCTTCCGTGCTCACCAAGTTCCCCTTTCATTAAGTGCTGACAACATGGAAACTGCTGACGAATTCGTTAAATGGATGGAAAGCTACAAGCCAGAAGAATCATTTAACGAAGACGGTTCCATCAAGGATTACTTGAAGGAATTAGCACCTAAGGGTGACAAACGGATGTCCGTTAACCCAATCACGAACGGTGGAATTGATCCACAACCATTAGACTTACCTGACTACAAAGACTACGCCGTTGACGTTAAAACTCCAGGTGCTACTGAAGCAATGGATATGGTAGTTTGGTCTGACTGGGTTCGGGACACGATGAAGAAGAACCCGAACAACTTCCGGGCCTTTGGACCTGATGAAGCTTGGTCAAACCGACTTTGGGGTGTCTTTGACACTACGAACCGTCAATGGGAACGTGACATTGACGAACCATACGACGAACACATGGCTCACTATGGTCGGATCATTGATTCACAATTATCCGAACACGATGACGAAGGTTGGTTAGAAGGTTACGTCTTAACTGGTCGTCATGGTTTCTTCGCTACTTACGAAGCCTTTGGTCGAGTAGTTGACTCAATGTTAACGCAACACTTCAAGTGGTTACGGAAAGCTTCAGAAATGAAGTGGAGAAAACAATACCCATCATTGAACTTCATTGATTCGTCAACTGTTTTCCAACAAGACCACAATGGTTACACTCACCAAGACCCAGGTATGATTACCCACTTGGCTGAAAAGAAACCAGAATTCATCCGTGAATACTTCCCAGCTGATGCTAACACGTTATTAGCCACTGCTGATGTAGCATTCTCAGATTACGAAAAGATTAACTTGATTACGACTTCCAAGCACCCACGTCCACAATGGTTCAACATTGATGAAGCTACTGACTTAGTTCACAACGGACTTGGAAAAGTGGAATGGGCTTCTACTGACAACGGTGAAAAGCCTGACATCGTAATCGCTTCTGCTGGGGTTGAACCAACTCTGGAAGCATTGGCTGCTATTTCAATGCTCCACAAGAGCTTCCCTGACTTGAAGATTCGGTTTATCAACGTCGTTGACTTACTGAAATTACGGAGTCCTAAGTTTGACCCTCGTGGTTTGAGTGACGCTGAATTTAACAGTTACTTTACGACTGATACTCCTGTTCTGTTCGCCTTCCACGGTTTTGAAGACATTATCAGAACGATCTTCTTCGACCGTGACAACCACAACGTTGATGTTCACGGTTACCGTGAAAATGGTGATATCACTACTCCATTCGACATGCGGGTCTTGAACCAATTAGACCGGTTTGACCTTGCTAAGGATGTTGTTGAAAACGTGCCTGGCTTAGCTGAAAAGCACCCTGAATTCATCCAAAAGATGAACGCTATGGTTGACAAGCACAACCGTTACATCCGCGAAGTTGGTACTGATTTACCAGAAGTAACGAACTGGAAATGGGAACCATTAAACAAATAA
- a CDS encoding MFS transporter, whose protein sequence is MEIHKQRLSWSLYFNYFIHGFSLIILAQNMTSLATSWQTTIAVVSYVMSGVGIGRLIAYPLTGMLADRLSRRIFVFIGMGCYLIFALGMVLTHNLVFAYGLAIIAGIANSALDAGTYTTLVELNEGNGAGTVLIKAFMSAGEFSLPLIVVALHDHQLWFGWSFVLMAVLLLLNFINLISLRFPPVQQVNETMNQAVGARIAKGRRVIATILLLAYGFTSMAVMIWFTQWITLFAQQGLHFSAGLSHLLLSLYSIGSITGVLVLYCLLKRQVAEKLLLVLLNLGALGALFLVSWGHQPLLVSLGSIIFGFCAAGGVMQTGLTLFMKLYPRHRGLVTGFFYFCGSLASLLVPLISGRISQTSIQQAFTADVVVALGGLFLTGAIFCLLRQAKEGNNK, encoded by the coding sequence ATGGAAATTCACAAACAGCGTTTAAGTTGGAGTTTATACTTTAATTATTTCATTCATGGATTTTCGTTAATTATTCTGGCGCAGAACATGACTAGTTTGGCCACGAGTTGGCAAACCACGATTGCGGTAGTGTCCTACGTCATGTCTGGAGTGGGAATTGGCCGGTTGATCGCCTACCCACTGACGGGGATGTTAGCTGATCGCTTGAGTCGCAGGATCTTTGTCTTTATCGGGATGGGGTGTTATCTAATCTTTGCGTTAGGGATGGTACTGACGCATAACCTCGTGTTTGCCTATGGATTAGCCATTATCGCTGGGATTGCTAATTCTGCTCTTGATGCCGGCACCTACACCACTTTGGTGGAACTGAACGAAGGAAACGGCGCGGGGACGGTCCTAATCAAGGCCTTCATGTCGGCGGGAGAATTCTCACTCCCACTGATTGTGGTTGCTTTACACGACCACCAGCTCTGGTTTGGCTGGTCATTTGTTCTGATGGCAGTTTTACTGCTGTTGAACTTTATCAACTTAATTTCCTTACGGTTTCCACCAGTGCAGCAGGTAAATGAAACGATGAACCAGGCGGTGGGAGCCCGAATTGCTAAAGGACGCAGGGTCATAGCGACCATTTTGTTATTAGCATACGGATTTACATCGATGGCTGTTATGATTTGGTTCACCCAGTGGATTACCCTCTTTGCGCAACAAGGACTCCACTTTTCAGCGGGACTCTCCCATTTGTTATTATCGCTTTACAGCATTGGCTCAATCACCGGGGTGTTAGTCTTGTACTGCTTGTTGAAACGTCAGGTCGCAGAAAAACTGTTACTGGTGTTACTTAATCTGGGAGCCTTAGGAGCTCTATTTTTAGTGAGTTGGGGACACCAACCGTTACTCGTTTCCCTGGGCAGCATCATCTTTGGTTTTTGCGCTGCTGGAGGCGTGATGCAAACCGGACTGACACTCTTTATGAAGTTGTACCCGCGCCATCGAGGTCTGGTTACTGGCTTTTTCTATTTCTGCGGAAGTCTCGCTTCGTTACTGGTTCCGCTCATTAGTGGTCGGATTTCCCAAACTAGCATTCAGCAGGCCTTTACCGCAGATGTAGTGGTAGCTCTGGGTGGGTTATTTTTAACTGGAGCGATTTTCTGCCTGCTCCGTCAAGCAAAGGAGGGTAACAACAAATGA
- a CDS encoding chorismate mutase, translated as MNQLDQYRHQINQLDAQIIPLLEQRFATADAIANYKAVHDQPIYDPQREEAVYTRLKEVATHQDLLPYLSTIYQTIMQTTKNREQQKQEDLNHD; from the coding sequence ATGAACCAATTAGACCAATACCGCCACCAAATTAATCAGCTGGACGCACAGATTATTCCACTCCTTGAACAACGATTTGCCACAGCTGATGCCATTGCTAACTATAAAGCAGTTCATGATCAGCCCATTTACGATCCACAACGAGAAGAAGCGGTTTACACGCGGCTTAAAGAGGTGGCCACGCATCAAGATCTGCTCCCATACCTGAGTACGATTTATCAAACGATTATGCAAACGACGAAAAATAGAGAACAGCAAAAACAGGAGGATCTAAATCATGATTAA
- the aroC gene encoding chorismate synthase codes for MINYVTAGESHGPQLTGIITGVPAGLELDIEAINAALAARQGGYGRGNRQKIEHDQVQIVGGVRHRVTLGSPIALVIQNRDHAHWSQIMDPTAPATQQNTLRKVERPRPGHADLVGGMKYRHRDLRNVLERSSARETAMRVAIGNICKQLLHQLGIDLVGFVTQVGPIGGKEVPTHDVARINAAIQHNDLRMVDQDEVDAVHELIDQTKRDGDTVGGIIRVIAENVPAGLGSYVNWDTKLDAKLAAAVMGVNAMKGVSIGDGFAAAQNFGSQVMDPINWDETHHWERMSDHLGGFEGGMTNGMPIIVNAAMKPIPTLYKPLQTADVNTKETKKANVERSDTTAIVPASLVIESVVAIELAKAITATFDGSTLGRLQEQFTNYRQELADY; via the coding sequence ATGATTAATTACGTCACCGCCGGAGAATCACATGGACCCCAACTGACCGGAATCATTACCGGCGTGCCCGCAGGCCTTGAACTAGATATTGAGGCCATTAACGCTGCCCTGGCTGCTCGGCAGGGTGGTTATGGACGAGGAAACCGCCAAAAAATTGAACATGATCAGGTTCAGATTGTGGGGGGTGTTCGGCACCGGGTAACCTTGGGTAGTCCCATTGCCCTGGTGATTCAAAACCGGGACCACGCTCATTGGAGTCAGATTATGGACCCGACGGCGCCCGCCACCCAACAAAATACGCTCCGGAAAGTAGAACGACCCCGGCCTGGGCATGCTGATTTAGTGGGAGGCATGAAATATCGACACCGTGACCTGCGCAACGTGCTGGAACGCTCATCAGCTCGTGAAACCGCGATGCGGGTGGCCATTGGTAACATTTGTAAGCAGTTGCTCCACCAGTTAGGAATTGATTTGGTGGGCTTTGTCACCCAAGTTGGACCAATTGGGGGAAAAGAGGTTCCAACTCATGATGTGGCCCGGATTAACGCTGCCATTCAGCATAACGACCTGCGGATGGTCGATCAGGATGAAGTAGATGCCGTGCATGAATTGATTGATCAAACGAAGCGGGATGGAGATACCGTAGGAGGCATCATTCGCGTGATTGCAGAAAACGTGCCCGCGGGGCTTGGTAGTTACGTTAACTGGGATACTAAGTTAGACGCTAAATTGGCGGCTGCCGTGATGGGAGTGAACGCGATGAAAGGCGTTAGCATCGGGGACGGCTTTGCGGCTGCTCAGAATTTTGGCAGTCAGGTTATGGATCCGATTAACTGGGATGAAACCCACCACTGGGAGCGGATGAGTGACCACCTTGGCGGTTTCGAAGGGGGAATGACCAACGGAATGCCCATCATTGTAAATGCGGCCATGAAACCAATTCCGACCCTGTATAAGCCCCTGCAAACGGCAGATGTGAACACCAAGGAAACCAAAAAAGCGAACGTGGAACGTTCCGATACGACCGCGATTGTGCCGGCGTCACTGGTGATTGAAAGCGTGGTGGCGATTGAACTAGCGAAAGCAATTACCGCTACCTTTGACGGTAGTACGCTGGGGCGGTTACAAGAACAGTTCACCAACTACCGGCAAGAACTGGCGGATTATTAG